One genomic segment of Mycolicibacterium chubuense NBB4 includes these proteins:
- a CDS encoding SDR family oxidoreductase, giving the protein MTTSSPRTVVVTGASAGIGRAAAQAFGRRGDRVALLARGHAGLRGAADDVEAAGGRALCVPTDVADFDQVDAAATTVENTFGPIDVWVNVAFTSVFAPFTEIAPNEFRRVTEVSYLGFVYGTMAALARMKPRDAGTVVQVGSALGARAIPLQSAYCGAKHAINGFTESVRTELLHDRSKVRITVVQMPALNTPQFDWVLSRLPRHPQPVPPIYQPEVAARAVVRAADHPRRKQYWVGASTAGTVLGQRLMPAVLDRYLARTGYSSQQTGQPVDPDRPNNLWQPVDDEPGSDHGAHGSFDDQSISRSRQVWLSRHARSLSIAAAGAALTAGGAALTYHRH; this is encoded by the coding sequence ATGACCACCTCCTCACCCCGCACCGTGGTCGTCACCGGAGCCAGCGCCGGCATCGGACGGGCCGCCGCGCAGGCCTTCGGGCGGCGCGGAGACCGCGTCGCACTGCTGGCCCGCGGGCACGCCGGGCTGCGCGGCGCCGCCGACGATGTCGAGGCCGCGGGCGGCCGGGCGCTCTGTGTGCCCACCGACGTCGCCGACTTCGACCAGGTCGACGCGGCCGCCACGACGGTCGAGAACACCTTCGGCCCGATCGACGTCTGGGTCAACGTCGCGTTCACCTCGGTGTTCGCCCCGTTCACCGAGATCGCACCCAACGAGTTCCGCCGCGTCACCGAGGTCAGCTACCTGGGCTTCGTCTACGGCACCATGGCGGCGCTCGCCCGGATGAAACCCCGCGACGCGGGAACCGTCGTGCAGGTGGGCTCCGCCCTCGGCGCGCGGGCGATCCCGCTGCAGTCGGCGTACTGCGGTGCCAAACACGCCATCAACGGATTCACCGAATCCGTCCGTACGGAGCTGCTGCACGACCGCAGCAAGGTCCGCATCACCGTGGTGCAGATGCCGGCGCTCAACACGCCGCAATTCGACTGGGTGCTGTCCCGGCTGCCGCGCCACCCCCAGCCCGTGCCGCCGATCTATCAGCCGGAGGTGGCCGCCCGGGCCGTCGTGCGGGCCGCCGATCATCCCCGTCGCAAGCAGTACTGGGTCGGCGCGAGCACCGCCGGCACGGTGCTCGGGCAGCGGCTGATGCCGGCCGTGCTCGATCGGTATCTCGCACGCACCGGCTACAGCTCGCAACAGACCGGCCAGCCGGTCGACCCGGACCGGCCGAACAACCTGTGGCAGCCCGTCGACGACGAGCCGGGCAGCGACCACGGCGCGCACGGATCGTTCGACGACCAGTCGATCAGCCGGTCGCGGCAGGTGTGGCTGTCGCGCCACGCACGGTCGCTGTCGATCGCGGCCGCAGGCGCGGCCCTGACCGCGGGCGGGGCCGCGCTCACCTACCACCGGCACTGA
- a CDS encoding thiamine pyrophosphate-requiring protein — MSDTVGDVLLARLREWGVKQVFGFPGDGINGLLAAWQRADDKPQFVQARHEEMSAFEAVGFAKFSGQVGVCVATSGPGAVHLLNGLYDAKLDHVPVVAIVGQTERSAMGGSYQQEIDLISLYKDVCSEYVQMCTVPKQLPNLIDRAIRIALSEGAPTAIIVPSDVFELPYEPPEHAFKQVPSSLGMAEAKVVPDDDALRRTADLLNSGHKVAMLVGQGARGCVAELTEVAELLGAGAAKALLGKDVLPDDLPWVTGSIGLLGTTASWHLMMDCDTLLTVGSNFPYTQFLPKLDQARAVQIDRSGKWIGMRYPYEINLVGDAKSTLQALIPLLERKTDRSWRDKIEKWVVSWWTTVQRRAMTDADPVNPMRIFWELSERMPHNAIIAADSGSSANWYARHLKFRGDVRGSLSGTLATMGPGVPYVIGAKWAHPDRPTIAFVGDGAMQMNGLNELITISKYWKQWTDPRLIIAILHNNDLNQVTWEMRAMENSPKFEASQSLPDVDYANFARSLGLHGDNIDDAAALGDAWDRALAADRPTVLDVRCDPDVPPIPPHATFDQAKSLVEAVVGGDADSAGFIKQGIKQKVQQYFPSEKKDRS; from the coding sequence ATGTCTGACACCGTCGGTGACGTTCTGCTCGCCCGCTTGCGGGAGTGGGGCGTCAAACAGGTCTTCGGGTTCCCCGGAGACGGCATCAACGGACTGCTCGCCGCCTGGCAACGCGCCGACGACAAGCCGCAGTTCGTCCAGGCGCGCCACGAGGAGATGTCCGCGTTCGAAGCCGTCGGCTTCGCCAAGTTCTCCGGTCAGGTCGGCGTCTGCGTGGCGACCAGCGGGCCCGGCGCGGTGCACCTGCTCAACGGGTTGTACGACGCCAAACTCGACCACGTCCCGGTGGTGGCGATCGTCGGCCAGACCGAACGCTCCGCGATGGGCGGCTCATATCAGCAGGAGATCGACCTGATCAGTCTGTACAAAGACGTCTGCAGCGAATACGTGCAGATGTGCACGGTCCCCAAGCAGCTGCCGAACCTGATCGACCGCGCCATCCGCATCGCGCTCAGCGAGGGCGCACCGACAGCGATCATCGTGCCCTCCGACGTCTTCGAGCTGCCCTACGAACCGCCGGAGCACGCGTTCAAGCAGGTGCCGTCGAGCCTCGGGATGGCCGAGGCGAAAGTGGTCCCCGACGACGACGCGCTGCGCCGGACGGCCGATCTGCTCAACTCCGGCCACAAGGTCGCCATGCTCGTCGGCCAGGGCGCCCGCGGGTGCGTCGCCGAACTGACCGAAGTCGCCGAGCTGCTCGGCGCCGGCGCCGCAAAAGCGTTGCTGGGCAAGGACGTGCTGCCCGACGACCTACCGTGGGTGACCGGATCCATCGGCCTGCTCGGCACCACCGCGAGCTGGCATCTGATGATGGACTGCGACACCCTGCTGACCGTCGGCTCGAACTTCCCCTACACCCAGTTCCTGCCCAAGCTCGACCAGGCCCGCGCCGTGCAGATCGACCGCTCCGGCAAGTGGATCGGGATGCGCTACCCCTATGAGATCAACCTGGTCGGCGATGCGAAAAGCACGCTACAGGCGCTGATTCCGTTGCTGGAGCGCAAGACCGACCGATCCTGGCGCGACAAGATCGAGAAGTGGGTGGTCAGTTGGTGGACCACCGTGCAGCGCCGGGCGATGACCGACGCCGACCCGGTCAACCCGATGCGGATCTTCTGGGAACTGTCGGAGCGGATGCCCCACAACGCCATCATCGCCGCCGACTCCGGTTCGTCGGCCAACTGGTACGCCCGTCACCTGAAGTTCCGCGGCGACGTGCGGGGCTCGCTGTCCGGCACGCTGGCCACGATGGGACCCGGGGTGCCTTACGTCATCGGCGCCAAGTGGGCGCACCCGGATCGGCCCACCATCGCGTTCGTCGGCGACGGTGCGATGCAGATGAACGGTCTCAACGAGCTGATCACCATCAGCAAGTACTGGAAGCAGTGGACCGACCCCCGCCTGATCATCGCGATCCTGCACAACAACGACCTCAACCAGGTCACCTGGGAGATGCGGGCGATGGAGAATTCGCCGAAGTTCGAAGCGTCGCAGAGTCTTCCCGATGTCGACTACGCCAATTTCGCCCGCAGCCTCGGTCTGCACGGCGACAACATCGACGACGCCGCGGCGCTCGGTGACGCGTGGGACCGCGCGCTGGCCGCCGACCGGCCCACGGTGCTCGATGTCCGCTGCGACCCGGACGTGCCCCCGATCCCGCCGCACGCCACGTTCGACCAGGCGAAGTCCCTTGTCGAGGCGGTCGTCGGTGGCGACGCCGACAGCGCCGGATTCATCAAGCAGGGCATCAAACAGAAAGTGCAGCAATACTTCCCGAGCGAGAAGAAGGACCGTTCATGA
- a CDS encoding gluconate 2-dehydrogenase subunit 3 family protein, with product MPLRSTHDRAVTPQGRGRFPGFDVLAQAHVWDPVTADVVLSRLAPPESLVFFTADEAAVAERLLDLLLAQDTEPKVPVLALIDARLAAGETDGWHYDDMPEDGQAWRDSLAALERDARDHYGTGYGDLSSARQARLIQDVQDHADAGRTWNDWPAGHVWSLWTRYACTAFYSHPWAWNEMGFSGPAYPRGYLNPGINARESYEVSDHDDTDPVPFAARVEAARRADAELPERPAHG from the coding sequence ATGCCCTTGCGCTCAACGCATGACCGCGCCGTCACCCCTCAGGGCCGGGGCCGCTTTCCCGGCTTCGACGTGTTGGCGCAGGCCCACGTGTGGGACCCGGTCACCGCCGACGTGGTGCTGAGCCGGCTCGCACCGCCGGAGTCGTTGGTGTTCTTCACCGCCGACGAGGCGGCCGTCGCGGAGCGCTTGCTCGACCTGCTGCTCGCCCAGGACACCGAACCGAAGGTTCCGGTGTTGGCGCTGATCGACGCCCGGCTGGCCGCGGGCGAAACCGACGGGTGGCACTACGACGACATGCCCGAAGACGGTCAGGCATGGCGCGATTCCCTTGCCGCGCTGGAGCGCGACGCCCGCGATCACTACGGCACGGGCTACGGTGACCTCAGCAGCGCCCGGCAGGCCCGGCTGATCCAGGACGTCCAGGACCACGCCGACGCCGGCCGCACCTGGAACGACTGGCCGGCCGGTCACGTGTGGAGCCTCTGGACGCGCTACGCCTGCACCGCGTTCTACTCCCACCCGTGGGCGTGGAACGAGATGGGGTTCTCCGGCCCCGCCTACCCCCGCGGCTACCTGAACCCGGGCATCAACGCCCGGGAGTCCTATGAGGTGTCCGATCACGACGACACCGACCCGGTTCCCTTCGCCGCCCGGGTGGAAGCGGCCCGCCGCGCCGACGCGGAGCTTCCCGAACGGCCTGCGCATGGGTGA
- a CDS encoding GMC family oxidoreductase, with protein MRRYESDDEVDVVIVGAGAGGATLGQRLARAGWSVVLLDAGPFWDPDLDWVSDERGSHGLYWTDARQIGGSDPVPLGSNNSGRGVGGSMVHYAGYTPRFHPSDFHTRSGDGVGADWPIEYTDLRPYYEQIEAELPVAGQDWPWGDPHSYPHSPHPVSGNGLTALRGADALGVDMRVGPVAIPNGRFGNRPHCIYRGFCIQGCKVNAKASPLITHIPDALAHGAEVRADCHVSRILVDDETGSATGVVYLHDGVLHRQRAHAVVVAGYSIETPRLLLLSSSARYPEGLGNDHDHVGRHLMVQGAPQVAGRFSDEIRMYKAPPPEVSSEQFYETDPTKPYRRGFSIQTVSPLPITWAEHVAAQGHWGQTLREYMRDYVHWATLGALCELLPLPDNRVTLAGETDRHGLPVAHFAYSQCDNDRQLIDAAGSVMSDLLRAAGAEEVITINRYAHLVGGARMATRPQDGVIDAEHRVFGVDRLYVVDGSVMPTQGAANPALTIMALAARAADLMKRHAAQS; from the coding sequence ATGCGCCGCTACGAGTCCGACGACGAGGTCGACGTCGTCATCGTGGGCGCCGGCGCGGGAGGTGCGACGCTGGGCCAGCGCCTGGCCCGCGCCGGGTGGAGCGTGGTCCTGCTCGACGCCGGACCGTTCTGGGACCCGGACCTCGACTGGGTCAGCGACGAACGCGGATCCCACGGCCTGTACTGGACGGACGCCCGCCAGATCGGCGGCTCGGACCCGGTGCCGTTGGGCTCCAACAACTCCGGCCGTGGCGTCGGTGGGTCGATGGTGCACTACGCCGGTTACACACCGCGGTTCCATCCCTCCGACTTCCACACTCGAAGCGGTGACGGGGTCGGCGCCGACTGGCCCATCGAGTACACCGACCTGCGCCCCTACTACGAGCAGATCGAAGCCGAACTCCCGGTGGCCGGCCAGGACTGGCCGTGGGGCGATCCGCACAGCTACCCGCACAGCCCCCACCCGGTCAGCGGCAACGGGCTGACCGCGCTGCGCGGCGCCGATGCGCTCGGGGTCGACATGCGGGTCGGGCCGGTCGCAATCCCCAACGGCCGCTTCGGGAATCGCCCGCACTGTATCTACCGCGGGTTCTGCATCCAGGGCTGCAAGGTCAACGCGAAAGCCAGTCCGTTGATCACCCACATCCCCGACGCGCTGGCCCACGGCGCCGAGGTCCGGGCCGACTGCCACGTCAGCCGCATCCTCGTCGACGACGAGACCGGCAGCGCCACCGGCGTGGTGTACCTGCACGACGGCGTGCTGCACCGGCAGCGCGCGCACGCCGTCGTCGTCGCCGGATACTCCATCGAGACGCCGCGACTGCTGCTGCTGTCGTCGTCGGCCCGGTATCCCGAAGGCCTCGGCAACGACCACGACCATGTGGGCCGCCACCTGATGGTGCAGGGCGCCCCGCAGGTCGCGGGCCGCTTCTCCGACGAGATCCGCATGTACAAGGCGCCACCTCCCGAGGTCAGCAGCGAGCAGTTCTACGAGACCGACCCCACCAAGCCCTACCGGCGCGGCTTCTCCATCCAGACCGTCAGCCCGCTGCCCATCACGTGGGCCGAACACGTTGCCGCTCAGGGCCACTGGGGTCAGACACTGCGCGAGTACATGCGCGACTACGTGCACTGGGCCACCCTCGGAGCGCTGTGCGAGCTGCTGCCGCTGCCCGACAACCGGGTCACCCTCGCGGGCGAGACGGACCGGCACGGGCTGCCCGTCGCGCATTTCGCGTACAGCCAGTGCGACAACGACCGGCAGCTCATCGACGCCGCGGGATCGGTCATGTCCGACCTGCTGCGGGCGGCCGGCGCCGAGGAGGTCATCACCATCAACCGCTACGCCCACCTGGTCGGCGGCGCCCGCATGGCGACACGGCCGCAGGACGGGGTCATCGATGCCGAGCACCGCGTGTTCGGGGTGGACCGCCTCTACGTCGTCGACGGCAGTGTGATGCCCACGCAGGGCGCGGCCAATCCGGCGCTGACCATCATGGCGCTCGCGGCCCGCGCCGCAGACCTGATGAAGCGCCACGCCGCCCAGTCGTAG
- a CDS encoding enolase C-terminal domain-like protein: MPSPRIERLEVGVYRVPTEGPEADGTLRWDATTVVVVHVHAAGVEGLGWTYSSPAAAAVITHHLRDVVVGRDAADLPGAFDAMNRACRNLGTRGLVAQAVSAVDIALWDLRAHLRDLPLATLFGRCHSAVPIYGSGGFTNLDDAELAKQVDEWRDAGCTAMKIKIGQCWGSDTERDLARVNRLRELAGETVELMVDANGAYSAGQARRVGAALDRLGVTWFEEPVSSDDTEGLAAVRSAVRCDVAAGEYISDRYGARRLAPVVDCLQLDVTRCGGYSGWLAAASIAAAHNLEVSAHCAPALHVPVTAAIPRLRHLEYFIDHTRLEAEMFDGVPVPSGGRLPVTTTRSGHGMSLAARAEKYREEMAS, from the coding sequence ATGCCTTCACCACGCATCGAGCGCCTCGAGGTAGGCGTGTACCGGGTGCCCACCGAAGGCCCGGAGGCCGACGGCACCCTGCGGTGGGACGCCACCACCGTCGTCGTCGTGCACGTGCACGCGGCAGGCGTCGAGGGACTGGGGTGGACCTATAGTTCCCCGGCCGCCGCCGCGGTCATCACCCATCACCTGCGCGACGTGGTCGTCGGCCGTGACGCCGCCGATCTGCCCGGCGCCTTCGACGCCATGAACCGCGCATGCCGCAATCTCGGTACGCGCGGCCTCGTCGCCCAAGCCGTCAGCGCGGTCGACATCGCACTGTGGGATCTGCGCGCCCACCTGCGCGACCTGCCGCTGGCCACGCTGTTCGGCCGCTGCCACAGCGCGGTGCCCATCTACGGGTCCGGCGGGTTCACCAACCTCGACGACGCCGAACTCGCCAAGCAGGTCGACGAGTGGCGCGACGCGGGCTGCACGGCGATGAAGATCAAGATCGGACAGTGCTGGGGCAGCGACACCGAGCGAGATCTCGCACGCGTCAACCGGTTACGCGAACTCGCGGGCGAGACGGTGGAACTCATGGTCGACGCCAACGGCGCGTACTCCGCCGGGCAGGCGCGCCGGGTGGGCGCGGCCCTGGACCGACTCGGCGTGACCTGGTTCGAGGAGCCGGTCAGCAGCGACGACACCGAAGGACTGGCCGCCGTGCGTAGCGCGGTGCGATGCGACGTCGCCGCCGGCGAGTACATCTCCGACCGCTACGGTGCGCGCCGGCTCGCCCCCGTGGTGGACTGCCTGCAGCTCGACGTCACCCGGTGCGGCGGGTACAGCGGCTGGCTGGCCGCCGCGAGCATCGCGGCGGCCCACAATCTCGAGGTCTCCGCCCACTGCGCACCCGCACTGCACGTGCCGGTGACCGCCGCGATCCCCCGGCTGCGCCATCTCGAATACTTCATCGACCACACCCGCCTGGAGGCTGAGATGTTCGACGGTGTCCCCGTTCCCAGCGGCGGCCGCCTGCCGGTGACCACCACGCGCTCCGGCCACGGCATGTCGCTGGCGGCAAGGGCTGAGAAGTATCGGGAGGAGATGGCGTCATGA
- a CDS encoding SCO6745 family protein, whose amino-acid sequence MSETDLLDAAAAAGTAMEQAVAVFMLHPETFGESVAAGYENPLAGYVAGRGGVLGEATGATVSAVFAVFEPNGLAAMWEQGVAVRGAAGAAQQYWAQAADFGRKYLAGAEGLDRIAALGEKVITAAPPAGLPLFAGWRAMPLADDAPARALQVMFVLRELRAGVHFNALTNSGIAPIEAHMLNKGPQYAAMFGWPEPYPDGASKKDRYAEVEQLTNRRMAEIFAAALDPAEAAELARLSAEALASLKANVPG is encoded by the coding sequence ATGAGCGAGACCGACCTGCTGGACGCTGCCGCAGCCGCGGGCACCGCGATGGAGCAAGCCGTCGCGGTGTTCATGCTTCATCCGGAGACCTTCGGTGAGAGCGTCGCCGCCGGCTACGAGAACCCGTTGGCGGGATATGTGGCCGGTCGCGGCGGAGTGCTGGGCGAGGCCACCGGCGCCACCGTCAGTGCGGTCTTCGCGGTGTTCGAGCCCAACGGGCTGGCGGCGATGTGGGAGCAGGGCGTCGCGGTGCGCGGCGCTGCCGGTGCGGCGCAACAATATTGGGCGCAGGCGGCGGACTTCGGCCGCAAGTATCTCGCGGGCGCCGAGGGGTTGGATCGCATAGCGGCGCTGGGGGAGAAAGTCATCACGGCCGCCCCGCCCGCCGGGTTGCCGCTGTTCGCGGGGTGGCGCGCGATGCCGCTGGCCGACGACGCACCCGCCCGAGCGCTGCAGGTCATGTTCGTGCTGCGCGAACTGCGCGCCGGCGTGCACTTCAACGCGCTCACCAACTCGGGCATCGCCCCCATCGAGGCGCACATGCTGAACAAGGGGCCTCAGTACGCCGCGATGTTCGGTTGGCCCGAGCCGTACCCCGACGGTGCGTCCAAGAAGGATCGCTATGCCGAGGTCGAGCAGCTGACCAACCGGCGGATGGCCGAGATCTTCGCGGCGGCACTCGATCCCGCCGAGGCTGCGGAGCTGGCCCGCCTGAGCGCAGAGGCACTCGCCTCGTTGAAGGCCAACGTCCCCGGCTGA
- a CDS encoding FMN-binding glutamate synthase family protein, with product MKKRTLAVLGPAAALAGIAVQDLLQKEHALRHNFPVIARARYLLESVGPELRQYIITSNDAERPFSRDQRRWVYTSAKKENNYFAFGTDNDTENASYPIIKQATFSDVVPASPIHGRDVEVPGAKVLGGPRGRRHAFRPSSVVNVSAMSFGSLSPQAIQAINKGAEIAGFWHNTGEGGLSDHHRQGGDLVFQIGTGYFGCRDEHGNFDLDQLVDVVGSGPVRAIEIKLSQGAKPGLGGHLPGAKVNAEIARIRGVEQGKDVASPSRHTAFRNIDEMLDVVERIADATGLPVGIKSAVGEMTFWQELADRMADGQRGVDFITIDGGEGGTGAAPLVFADHVSFPFRVGFAQVYGVFAEKGLSDQVTWIGSGKLGLPANAIVAFALGADLVNVAREAMLAIGCIQAQKCHTDRCPTGVATQNPWLARGLDPEQKSHRLANYVLTLRRDLLKVSEAAGVRHPAMLDPNTVEILDGDRGHRTLAQVYDYRRGWGVPGPDIVREIDAYMARYDDRPGTDEVVEHEPLKVATDPNQATE from the coding sequence ATGAAGAAGCGGACCCTCGCCGTACTGGGGCCTGCCGCCGCTCTCGCGGGAATCGCCGTGCAGGACCTTCTCCAGAAGGAGCACGCGCTTCGGCACAACTTCCCGGTCATCGCCCGGGCGCGGTATCTGCTGGAGTCGGTCGGACCGGAGTTGCGGCAGTACATCATCACCAGCAACGACGCCGAGCGGCCCTTCAGCCGCGATCAGCGGCGCTGGGTGTACACCTCGGCGAAGAAGGAGAACAACTACTTCGCGTTCGGCACGGACAACGACACCGAGAACGCCTCCTACCCGATCATCAAGCAGGCCACGTTCTCCGACGTCGTACCCGCCTCGCCGATTCACGGGCGCGACGTCGAGGTGCCCGGTGCGAAAGTGCTCGGCGGCCCCCGCGGACGCCGGCACGCCTTCCGGCCGTCGTCGGTGGTCAACGTATCGGCGATGTCGTTCGGCTCGCTCAGCCCGCAGGCGATCCAGGCGATCAACAAGGGCGCCGAGATCGCCGGCTTCTGGCACAACACGGGCGAGGGCGGTCTGTCGGATCACCACCGCCAGGGCGGCGACCTCGTCTTCCAGATCGGCACCGGCTACTTCGGTTGCCGGGACGAGCACGGCAACTTCGACCTCGACCAGCTCGTCGACGTCGTCGGCTCCGGTCCGGTACGGGCGATCGAGATCAAGCTGAGCCAGGGCGCCAAACCGGGGCTGGGCGGGCACCTGCCCGGCGCGAAGGTGAACGCAGAGATCGCCCGCATCCGAGGGGTCGAGCAGGGTAAGGATGTGGCGAGCCCCTCCCGGCACACCGCGTTCCGCAACATCGACGAGATGCTCGACGTCGTCGAACGTATCGCCGATGCCACGGGTCTGCCGGTCGGCATCAAGTCGGCGGTGGGCGAGATGACGTTCTGGCAGGAGTTGGCCGACCGGATGGCCGACGGCCAGCGGGGGGTGGATTTCATCACGATCGACGGCGGCGAGGGCGGCACCGGCGCCGCGCCGCTCGTGTTCGCCGACCACGTGTCTTTTCCGTTCCGTGTCGGCTTCGCCCAGGTGTACGGGGTGTTCGCCGAGAAGGGACTGAGCGACCAGGTCACCTGGATCGGCTCGGGGAAGCTCGGGCTGCCGGCCAACGCGATCGTGGCCTTCGCGCTGGGCGCCGACCTCGTCAACGTGGCCCGGGAGGCGATGCTGGCGATCGGCTGCATCCAGGCGCAGAAGTGTCACACGGACCGCTGTCCGACCGGCGTCGCGACGCAGAACCCGTGGCTGGCCCGCGGGCTGGACCCCGAGCAGAAGTCGCATCGGCTGGCCAACTACGTCCTGACGTTGCGCCGCGATCTGCTGAAGGTCTCCGAAGCCGCCGGGGTGCGGCACCCGGCCATGCTGGACCCGAACACCGTCGAGATCCTCGACGGCGACCGCGGCCACCGGACTCTGGCCCAGGTGTACGACTATCGGCGGGGATGGGGCGTACCCGGTCCGGACATCGTGCGCGAGATCGATGCGTACATGGCTCGGTACGACGACCGGCCCGGCACCGACGAGGTCGTCGAGCACGAGCCGCTGAAGGTGGCGACCGACCCGAACCAGGCGACGGAATAG
- a CDS encoding fatty acid--CoA ligase — translation MYSTMQNFPLTVTAILRYAVTVHGDRTVTTATGDGYRHATYREVGQQAARLAHALRRIGIEGDERVATFMWNNQEHLEAYVAVPSMGAVLHTLNIRLFPEQIEFIAYEAEDRVVIADLSLSAVLAPVLRSLETVHTVIAVGDGDLAPLEASGKRVLRYHEITAAEPDAFDWPDVDENSAAAMCYTSGTTGHPKGVVYGHRSSYLHSMAVCGGNGLGLSFADKALPIVPMFHANAWGLPYAALMAGADLVLPDRFMDAERLVDLIETQRPTVAGAVPTIWNDVMHHLETNPGHDITSLRLVGCGGSAVPVSLMKAFEEKFGVQIRQLWGMTETSPVATLAWPPPDVPEDEHWQIRSSQGRPVCGVEARIVDDAGEVLPNDGAAVGELEVRGPWITGSYYRNTDESKFQSGWLRTGDVGRIDPQGYITLTDRAKDVIKSGGEWISSVELENHLIAHPAVREAAVVGVPDERWQERPLAAVVVQEGAQTDAAELRDFLADKVARWWLPERWTFVDEIPRTSVGKYDKKLIRSRHAENAYPVTELREHS, via the coding sequence ATGTACAGCACGATGCAGAACTTCCCCCTGACGGTGACGGCGATCCTGCGCTACGCGGTCACCGTCCATGGTGACCGCACCGTGACGACCGCGACGGGGGACGGCTACCGCCACGCCACCTATCGGGAGGTCGGGCAGCAGGCTGCCAGGCTCGCACATGCGTTGCGGCGGATCGGCATCGAGGGAGACGAGCGCGTCGCCACGTTCATGTGGAACAACCAGGAGCACCTCGAGGCCTACGTCGCGGTGCCGTCGATGGGGGCGGTGCTGCACACGCTGAACATCCGGCTCTTCCCGGAGCAGATCGAGTTCATCGCCTACGAAGCCGAGGACCGGGTGGTGATCGCCGACCTGTCGCTGAGCGCCGTGCTCGCACCGGTGCTGCGATCGCTCGAGACCGTGCACACCGTGATCGCGGTCGGCGACGGGGACTTGGCGCCGCTGGAGGCCTCAGGCAAGCGGGTACTGCGCTACCACGAGATCACGGCTGCCGAGCCGGACGCCTTCGACTGGCCCGACGTCGACGAGAACTCCGCTGCGGCAATGTGTTACACCAGCGGCACCACCGGCCACCCGAAGGGTGTGGTGTACGGGCACCGGTCGAGCTACCTGCATTCGATGGCGGTGTGCGGCGGAAACGGACTGGGGCTCAGCTTCGCCGACAAGGCCTTGCCGATCGTGCCGATGTTCCACGCCAACGCCTGGGGTCTGCCGTACGCCGCACTGATGGCCGGCGCGGACCTCGTGCTGCCCGACCGCTTCATGGACGCCGAACGGCTCGTCGACCTGATCGAGACGCAGCGGCCCACCGTCGCCGGGGCGGTGCCCACGATCTGGAACGACGTCATGCACCACCTCGAGACGAACCCGGGCCACGACATCACGTCTCTGCGGCTCGTCGGTTGCGGCGGCTCCGCGGTGCCGGTGTCGCTGATGAAGGCGTTCGAAGAGAAGTTCGGTGTGCAGATCCGCCAGCTGTGGGGCATGACCGAGACCTCCCCCGTCGCCACCTTGGCGTGGCCGCCGCCGGATGTCCCGGAGGACGAGCACTGGCAGATCCGGAGTTCCCAGGGCCGGCCCGTCTGCGGGGTGGAGGCCCGCATCGTCGACGACGCGGGCGAGGTGCTGCCCAACGACGGCGCGGCGGTCGGCGAACTCGAGGTCCGCGGCCCGTGGATCACCGGCTCGTACTATCGCAACACCGACGAGTCGAAGTTCCAGTCCGGTTGGTTGCGTACCGGCGACGTGGGGCGCATCGACCCGCAGGGCTACATCACGTTGACCGATCGGGCCAAAGACGTCATCAAATCGGGCGGGGAATGGATCTCGTCGGTGGAGTTGGAGAATCACCTCATCGCGCACCCCGCGGTCAGGGAGGCCGCGGTGGTGGGTGTGCCCGACGAACGCTGGCAGGAACGGCCGCTGGCAGCCGTCGTCGTTCAGGAGGGCGCCCAGACGGACGCGGCCGAGCTGCGAGACTTCCTGGCCGACAAAGTCGCCCGCTGGTGGCTGCCTGAACGGTGGACCTTCGTCGACGAGATCCCGCGCACCAGCGTCGGTAAGTACGACAAGAAACTGATCCGGTCGCGTCACGCCGAGAACGCCTACCCGGTCACCGAGCTGCGCGAGCACTCGTGA
- a CDS encoding DUF488 domain-containing protein, whose product MSGRFRYRRVYDDASSADEARVLVDRVWPRGVRKEELDLTEWLREVAPSTELRQWYSHQPEKFAEFRRRYRAQLRAPDRRRAVEHLDELARRGDVVLLTATRDADHSQAAVLAEWLNERQP is encoded by the coding sequence ATGAGCGGGCGGTTCCGCTACCGGAGGGTCTACGACGACGCGTCATCCGCCGACGAGGCGCGGGTGCTGGTCGACCGGGTGTGGCCGCGCGGCGTGCGGAAGGAGGAGCTCGACCTGACCGAGTGGCTGCGCGAGGTGGCACCGTCCACCGAACTGCGACAGTGGTATTCGCACCAGCCGGAGAAGTTCGCCGAGTTCCGCCGCCGCTATCGGGCGCAGTTGAGAGCACCGGACCGCCGCCGTGCCGTCGAGCACCTCGACGAACTCGCCCGCAGAGGCGACGTGGTCCTGCTGACCGCCACCCGCGACGCCGACCACAGTCAGGCCGCGGTTCTGGCGGAGTGGCTCAACGAACGGCAGCCCTGA